AGTGAAGTGCCATGATGCTGGAGTTCGGGTCATACGGGCCGAAGTGAGTGCCACACTTGATGAATGGCTCAGATCTGCTGATGGGTCTGAGGAGAGAGATCTGACGGTGTGGGAGGACATGCCCCAGGAACCCAAGACATGGTCACCCTTTCGAGTCcaggttattatttttatatatacacactttatttttccctaaaaagaaaaaaaaaatcaaaatttaaaattttaaggagTTCTCTTATAGAGTTCAGTATTTACATCTTGTTAAAAGTATTTTCTTTgccaaaaagagaagaagatagaaagtcttttaatatatatgagaaaggattaaatatataacaaatatactaccttttttttttttttttttttttttgtttacttgtattaaaATATCACCTAATACCCAcgaattgatttttaattttccaaattgCTTGATGTAATATCAAATATGTATGTGTGAATCATTTATACGTTTTGTTCTTTGAAGTTAAATTCTAGGGTCGAATAAGATAATATGTTTGACATTAGAGATTAAATCTAATGGTAGGTTTCCCCATGTCATATGTTAACTCAtgttatttttttccttcaaaaatgttattttctctTGTAATTTTAGagcaataataaaatatcacataaaaatatattttgaagaaaaaaatctcacataaaaaatctataaaatatttttattatttttatagacaTTTTTTAAgtgagaaaaataatttcataatgacaaatttttaaCATAATTAGATGAAAGGACTGaactaaataaatttaagaCTTAGAGAATTTAACAAAAGTGAAGTTAGAGGACTTAAATCACCCTTAAAAgatgtaatttgcattttaacttttatgtttttgacaTATGACACGacattaaaattaagaattgCATTAATCACAAAGGGTTGACATATTGATTTCTAGGTACTCAGGAGATTCTTAAGATTTTAGGTTGAAATCTCTAACCAGCCTCttaatatgtgtgtgtatgaggCAGAGAGGGAACTTACACACATCTAGGAAATATTCAGACTCTTAAAAAGCTATAAACAACCCTGCTATGGGAATACTTCCTATAATTGCTTTGTGTTTATGGGATGGCGGACGGAACTTGCACGGATTTGAGAAATGGTCAAACTCTCAAAAAGCTATAAACAACCTTGTTGAGAGTTGAGAGGGGAAAaataaactacattttctaaaataaaaattaaaaaataggtcATGTTAATGGATGCTTTTAGGAcaaatgttaataaatcatattaggaaagttttgatataacttttatgaaaaatataaaaagttgttaacaaaaataattattttatatatttctaaaaatagttcttaaattaatatttttaagacACTcgttaatatttttcttaaatgtaTGATAACATGAAATCCAGTGATTCAAAATTATTAAAGCAAAATTTTGGTACATAATTAGTAGTATTAATAATTTCTAAGTACTATTGGGTAGTGGTAGTAACAATCAAAGTGGGTGTAATAAATATGTGAAACTTATTAATGCTTTGGCACCTGTTTTTAATACCACTACATCTACATGCAATGGTCCTACAACTACGAGAAAGATGGGACTTTGATTAAGTGGCTCAAGCAACTTTCGGTTGTCCTACCATCATCTAGGGTAGGTTGtctatttccattattattattgccaCAGTGTACTCAAGGTATTTATTTCCatcttcctctctttctcacGGTACTTTTGTTTTTGAAGCTAAAAATGTGGATTGGCCAACACATTCTTTATGGTCCACTTTGGCATGATTTGCATGGTCCATTattcacatttttaaaatatatatattttttttatatttttcatgaaaatggttttaaaacttttctaaaatgattcatTAATAAATACCTTAAGAGCCCTTattaacaaaatcattttttataataaaaaaatgaatttttattaaagaatatCTTAAGAGCCATGGTTAGAATGTATTTAATGCTTtattaagaatatttttaatatttttctatatttttttaaaaataaagttaaattatATGTATGTATCCAAAAAAAGCACACAGAACTCAATAAAGTCGTGCATGTAAACCAATGAAttattaactttattttttaaaaagtgtgcATTACAActtataaatgaatatttattaatttttaacttataCCCTTAGGACACTTAGTAACAGGTCCCACATTCATACATCAATATAGTTTGAATGTATCCTCTAATTTTGGCCTAGAATTTGTCGAACAACAATTTTTGTATGGATTAAGAATTCACTAACATTGTCAGCTCTCTTTTACGAGAAAAAACCAAGATTTGAATCCTCCTCTTTATTACTTTCAAATTAtctgaaataaataaatgtgtacGGAAGCATGGTGGCTAACTGGCCTCTGTATCAATTTTTGCAGATAAATGACTTTGAAGGGGGTGGTGTAGCTATTGGATTAAGTTGCTCACACATGCTTGCAGACCTAACCAGTGCAACCTTGCTCTTCAAATCATGGACAGAGGTTAGCCGAAGAAAACCAATTGAGCACCCACCTTTCTTCAATTCATTAGCACTCCATGGCCAACTAGTtccaaacaaacatacacaatTAGGCAAGTACTATGCTACCAAATCTGAAGAACAGTTTCAGGCCTCAGTCAAAATGGCCACAGCCACCTTCAAATTTTCCAATTCAGTGATCAAACAATGCCTCTATGAAGTCAATCAAAATTGTCCTAATGCAACTCCTTTTGAGTTGCTAGCGGGACTCTTTTGGTCACGTATCACACGTTTGAAAGGTCCTAAAAGTTACAATACACATTCCCTCTCAATTTGTATAGACTCTAGGAGGCTGTTGCAAGATCCACTCCCAATTGGGTATTTTGGCAATGCATTGCATTTTTCACAACTATCATTGAAGGGAGAAGATATAGGCCACTGTGAGTTAGGATATGTTGTGGAGTTGGTGCACAACCGTGTGTTGGGCATCAAGGACGAAGAGTTTTGGTCAGTTATGAATTGGTTTGAATCACAGAAGGGAGAGGGAGGGAAATTTGCACCACCCTTTAAAATGTATGGCCCTGAACTGACATGTATTAGCTTGGAACACATGCTTGTACCTAGCAAGGTGGCCGGAAGCATCAATATGACATCGTTGATTTACGCAGCAACATTTGACAAGGAAGAAAAGCCGGTTCATGTGTCGTGTCATGTAGGAAATGTGGAGGGAGAAGGTTTGATTGTGGTAATGCCTTCAATGGAAGAAGGGCTTGCAAGGACAGTGCTGGTGACTTTGCCTGAGAAGGAATTGGCTGAGCTATGTGAGGACCAAGCTATCCTGCGCCTAGAACCAACAATGCTCCTTGGTGGGAAAAGATAGTCCATGTTTCTTTGTATGGTTCAACATTCAATAATGGAGTCCAAGGATATGTTAATTTGCCTATGTTTCGGccaaaaattatgataataaaACAAAGGCCTTATTTCACtagattaattattaaaaaaaatagtgaagaacaaactccaaaaaatatataataaaaaaaagtgagaaacaaACTGCCAACATATTTACTAGAGCATGACAGAGAGCAACCATATTGGTGCCATTCTAAAAAAGATTACATAATAATGCTACTAATTTTGCAGTGTGAATGAAATAGCTAGTTATT
This genomic stretch from Quercus lobata isolate SW786 chromosome 3, ValleyOak3.0 Primary Assembly, whole genome shotgun sequence harbors:
- the LOC115980088 gene encoding protein ECERIFERUM 2-like, with the protein product MSSKKSRVSVHSKLTVVPSKPSGSVKTNPLSSLDHAMGLHSLHMVFYYKKNPFGSFELDPLRESLSGAISLYPNVTGRLTRLENGNWAVKCHDAGVRVIRAEVSATLDEWLRSADGSEERDLTVWEDMPQEPKTWSPFRVQINDFEGGGVAIGLSCSHMLADLTSATLLFKSWTEVSRRKPIEHPPFFNSLALHGQLVPNKHTQLGKYYATKSEEQFQASVKMATATFKFSNSVIKQCLYEVNQNCPNATPFELLAGLFWSRITRLKGPKSYNTHSLSICIDSRRLLQDPLPIGYFGNALHFSQLSLKGEDIGHCELGYVVELVHNRVLGIKDEEFWSVMNWFESQKGEGGKFAPPFKMYGPELTCISLEHMLVPSKVAGSINMTSLIYAATFDKEEKPVHVSCHVGNVEGEGLIVVMPSMEEGLARTVLVTLPEKELAELCEDQAILRLEPTMLLGGKR